In Streptomyces sp. NBC_01717, one DNA window encodes the following:
- a CDS encoding SDR family NAD(P)-dependent oxidoreductase translates to MKLKNLNGKVVLITGAGSGIGRATALLSARRGATLVLCDRDEAGLNETVAAARALGSEVFAQTVDVADPAAMDAFADAVHARFDAVDVLINNAGVGVWCGLLDTLPEDWDRQLAINVKGVVHGCERFLPRMIERGRGGHVVNVSSAAGYMPSPAMSSYSVTKFAVFGLSQVLRMEMRPHRIGVTASCPGPTNTPIIRTGPVRGANTEERADNVLNFFQRTGARPEKVAKTMLRAVARNRAVAPAGLEAHALYYASRISPPVGRWIAVRWSAMANKG, encoded by the coding sequence ATGAAGCTCAAGAACCTCAACGGCAAGGTCGTCCTCATCACCGGCGCCGGCAGCGGCATCGGCCGCGCCACCGCCCTGCTCAGCGCCCGACGCGGCGCGACGCTCGTCCTCTGCGACCGCGACGAGGCCGGACTCAACGAGACCGTGGCAGCTGCCCGCGCCCTCGGCAGCGAGGTGTTCGCGCAGACGGTCGATGTCGCCGACCCTGCGGCAATGGACGCCTTCGCCGACGCCGTGCACGCCCGGTTCGACGCGGTCGACGTGCTCATCAACAACGCCGGCGTCGGCGTCTGGTGCGGTCTCCTCGACACCCTGCCCGAGGACTGGGACCGGCAGCTGGCGATCAACGTCAAGGGTGTCGTGCACGGCTGCGAACGCTTCCTCCCCCGGATGATCGAGCGCGGTCGCGGCGGCCACGTCGTCAACGTCTCCTCGGCGGCCGGCTACATGCCCAGCCCCGCCATGTCCTCCTACTCCGTCACCAAGTTCGCGGTCTTCGGGCTCTCCCAGGTCCTGCGCATGGAGATGCGCCCCCACAGGATCGGCGTCACTGCCTCCTGCCCGGGGCCGACCAACACGCCGATCATCCGCACGGGCCCGGTCCGCGGGGCAAACACCGAGGAACGGGCAGACAATGTCCTCAACTTCTTCCAGAGGACCGGGGCCCGACCCGAGAAGGTCGCCAAGACCATGCTGCGGGCCGTCGCTCGCAACCGTGCCGTAGCCCCCGCCGGCCTCGAGGCCCACGCCCTGTACTACGCGAGCCGCATCTCCCCGCCCGTCGGCCGTTGGATCGCCGTACGCTGGTCCGCCATGGCCAACAAGGGATGA
- a CDS encoding alpha/beta hydrolase yields the protein MREITFPSGKDQCSAWHLPAAGDEFEGAGGRPCVVMAPSFGGTRDGGLRTYAEGLAAAGLDVLLFDYRGFGGSTGTPRQDVSYLRQRQDYHAAIAAARQLPGIDPARIALWGNSYAGGHVVVVAARDQRVAAVISMTPAMDGISVIRQLARNGGPLHLVRATGNGLRDVLRAVTGRTPRLVPVGGEPGSNAILVQKGVLQAYAAVAGPGWRNEVCARTALQVAFNRPIRFISRVTCPLLVQAGTHDQLVPPAPARRAAAKAGSRAQLVEYPIDHLDVYSGSAQAHALADQLAFLRSTLAPSPTRHETSAPRHEEA from the coding sequence ATGCGCGAGATCACCTTCCCCAGCGGCAAAGACCAGTGCTCCGCCTGGCATCTCCCAGCGGCCGGCGATGAGTTCGAGGGGGCCGGCGGACGTCCGTGCGTCGTCATGGCGCCCAGCTTCGGGGGCACCCGCGATGGCGGTCTCCGGACTTACGCCGAGGGCCTTGCGGCTGCAGGCCTTGACGTCCTGCTCTTCGACTACCGCGGGTTCGGCGGTTCGACCGGAACCCCACGACAGGACGTTTCCTACCTGCGCCAACGACAGGACTATCACGCAGCCATCGCCGCAGCTCGGCAACTGCCGGGCATCGACCCGGCCCGGATCGCGCTCTGGGGCAATTCCTACGCGGGCGGCCACGTCGTCGTGGTCGCTGCCCGGGACCAGCGGGTGGCGGCAGTCATCTCGATGACGCCGGCGATGGACGGCATCAGCGTCATCCGGCAACTGGCCCGCAACGGCGGCCCGTTGCACCTGGTCAGGGCAACCGGCAACGGTCTTCGTGATGTGCTGAGGGCGGTCACCGGCCGCACCCCTCGCCTCGTTCCGGTGGGCGGAGAGCCCGGCTCGAACGCGATCTTGGTCCAGAAAGGGGTCCTGCAGGCCTACGCCGCCGTCGCCGGCCCGGGCTGGCGCAACGAGGTGTGCGCACGCACAGCGCTCCAAGTGGCGTTCAACCGGCCGATCAGGTTCATTTCACGGGTGACCTGCCCGCTGCTCGTCCAGGCCGGGACGCACGACCAACTCGTCCCGCCGGCGCCCGCGCGCCGGGCCGCCGCGAAGGCGGGCAGCCGGGCCCAGCTGGTGGAGTACCCCATCGACCATCTGGACGTCTACTCAGGCTCGGCGCAGGCGCACGCGCTGGCCGATCAGCTCGCCTTCCTGCGCAGCACCCTCGCACCGAGCCCCACTCGCCACGAGACGTCTGCCCCCCGTCACGAAGAAGCCTGA
- a CDS encoding TetR/AcrR family transcriptional regulator, translated as MSGVVKSPEPPEQPASGQDPAGSGRRCRRREEGGVEAFTTRAIAERVGISAPSLYRFFADRDRVLDALMEQHLERLRAVAARWLIDMDAAGANQEHLIPIEDRWRTAMIRQ; from the coding sequence ATGTCAGGAGTCGTCAAGAGTCCAGAACCTCCGGAACAACCTGCCTCCGGCCAGGACCCGGCTGGGTCCGGTCGCCGCTGCCGGCGGCGTGAGGAGGGTGGCGTCGAGGCCTTCACCACCCGTGCCATCGCGGAGCGCGTCGGCATCAGCGCGCCCTCGCTCTACCGCTTCTTCGCCGACCGTGATCGGGTTCTTGACGCGCTGATGGAACAGCACCTAGAACGGCTCAGAGCCGTTGCCGCGCGCTGGCTGATCGATATGGACGCCGCCGGGGCCAACCAGGAGCACCTGATCCCGATCGAGGACCGCTGGCGGACCGCCATGATCCGGCAATGA
- a CDS encoding flavin-containing monooxygenase: MVIGAGFGGLAAAHALKGQGEDFAVLEREQEVGGVWRDNSYPGCACDIPSHLYSLSFAPNPHWTRAFSRQSEIRDYLRRVASEHGLLPYIRFGCSLLEATWDDAAQRWRIETSAGPLTADVLIDGSGPIAEPSLPNLPGLDGFAGEVFHSARWNHDLDLTGRKVVVIGTGASAIQFVPAIQPIVGRMTVVQRTAPWVTPRMDRATTGIERRLYAVAPWLQRLIRRRQYWMRELVTWKIMVSPRVRRIATKAALWHLRRQVADPALRERLTPDWELGCKRILISNDWYPALSAPNVEVVSAGVREVRSHSVVTTDGREHLADAIIFGTGFHVTDPPLAEHLRGRDGRNLAEHWNGSPHTYLGVTVTNFPNLFRLGGPGSATGHNSHVFQEECQVAYAMDALRQMRSRGITSIEIRAEEQRAYIAQHLTRLARTVWSVGGCNSFYQDATGVASGNWPDSTWKYRRATRRFDPAPYELRTAAAVAPTAN, from the coding sequence GTGGTTATCGGGGCAGGGTTCGGGGGGCTCGCCGCGGCCCACGCGCTCAAAGGCCAGGGTGAGGACTTCGCCGTGCTGGAGCGCGAGCAGGAGGTGGGCGGCGTCTGGCGGGACAACAGCTACCCCGGTTGCGCCTGCGACATCCCGTCGCACCTGTACTCGCTGTCCTTCGCGCCCAATCCTCACTGGACCCGCGCCTTCTCCAGGCAGTCCGAGATCCGCGACTACCTGCGCCGGGTCGCCAGCGAGCACGGGCTGCTGCCCTACATCCGCTTCGGCTGCAGCCTGCTCGAGGCCACCTGGGACGACGCCGCGCAGCGCTGGCGGATCGAGACCAGCGCCGGACCGCTCACCGCCGATGTGCTCATCGACGGCAGCGGCCCCATCGCCGAGCCGTCGCTTCCGAACCTCCCCGGTCTGGACGGTTTCGCCGGCGAGGTGTTCCACTCGGCCCGCTGGAACCACGACCTCGACCTGACCGGCCGCAAGGTGGTGGTCATCGGCACCGGCGCCTCGGCGATCCAGTTCGTGCCCGCGATCCAGCCGATCGTCGGGCGGATGACCGTGGTGCAACGGACGGCGCCGTGGGTCACCCCGCGGATGGACCGTGCGACGACCGGCATCGAACGGCGGCTGTACGCAGTCGCGCCGTGGCTGCAGCGTCTGATACGCCGGCGGCAGTACTGGATGCGTGAGCTGGTGACGTGGAAGATCATGGTGTCGCCGCGCGTTCGGCGGATAGCGACCAAGGCCGCGCTGTGGCACCTGCGCCGGCAGGTGGCCGACCCGGCGCTGCGCGAGCGGCTGACCCCCGACTGGGAGCTGGGCTGCAAGCGCATCCTCATCTCCAATGACTGGTATCCGGCCCTGTCGGCGCCCAATGTCGAGGTGGTCAGCGCCGGCGTCCGCGAGGTGCGGTCGCACTCGGTGGTCACCACCGACGGTCGCGAGCACCTCGCCGACGCGATCATCTTCGGCACCGGCTTCCACGTAACCGACCCGCCGCTCGCGGAGCACCTGCGCGGACGCGACGGGCGGAACCTGGCCGAGCATTGGAACGGCAGCCCGCACACCTACCTCGGCGTCACCGTGACCAACTTCCCCAACCTGTTCCGCCTCGGCGGCCCGGGCAGCGCAACCGGCCACAACTCCCATGTGTTCCAGGAGGAGTGCCAGGTGGCCTACGCGATGGACGCGCTGCGCCAGATGCGCTCACGCGGCATCACCAGCATCGAGATCCGCGCCGAGGAACAGCGCGCCTACATCGCGCAGCACCTGACGCGGCTGGCGCGCACGGTCTGGTCCGTCGGTGGCTGCAACAGCTTTTACCAGGACGCGACCGGCGTGGCCTCGGGTAACTGGCCTGACTCGACCTGGAAGTACCGCCGCGCGACCCGTCGCTTCGATCCCGCCCCCTACGAGCTGCGCACCGCCGCCGCCGTCGCACCCACCGCGAACTGA
- a CDS encoding long-chain-fatty-acid--CoA ligase yields MNNLAHNLAASVARDGDAPAIRLGDTLLTYAELDEASARVAGLLRDRGVQPGDRIGCMLPNVPQFAAVYYGILRVGAVVVPMNVLLKSREVAFYLGDSQAKLVLAWHGFAEDAVAGAATAGTECLLVTPGEFETLLAATTPQAGMAERGASDTAVILYTSGTTGTPKGAELTHANLTSNTQVSIDLFSLTADDVVLGALPLFHVFGQTCGLNASIAAGACLALVPRFDAHAVLETIQRQQVSIFQGVPTMYVALLSHPERATFDVDSLRLCVSGGSALPVEVLHAFEAEFGCIIVEGYGLSETSPVASFTHPGRVRKPGSIGQPVDGVEMRLLDVSDGVGEIAIRGHNVMKGYWGRPEATAAAIDTDGWFRSGDLAQVDEDGYYFIVDRKKDLIIRGGYNVYPREIEELLYTHPAVREAAVVGIPHLTLGEEVCAAVALKDGATATPGELREHVKAQAAAYKYPRHVWITAELPKTSTGKILRRSVEVPANVTDLHAAD; encoded by the coding sequence ATGAACAACCTTGCGCACAACCTGGCAGCGTCGGTGGCACGCGACGGAGACGCCCCCGCCATCCGCCTCGGCGACACGCTGCTGACCTATGCGGAGCTCGACGAAGCCAGTGCCCGCGTGGCGGGACTGCTGCGCGACCGGGGTGTGCAGCCCGGTGACCGGATCGGCTGCATGCTGCCCAACGTGCCGCAGTTCGCCGCGGTGTACTACGGCATCCTGCGCGTCGGCGCCGTCGTGGTGCCGATGAACGTGCTGCTCAAGTCCCGTGAGGTGGCTTTCTACCTGGGTGACTCGCAGGCGAAGCTGGTGCTGGCCTGGCACGGCTTCGCCGAGGACGCGGTGGCCGGCGCGGCCACCGCCGGCACCGAGTGCCTACTGGTAACGCCGGGAGAGTTCGAGACCCTGCTCGCCGCCACTACCCCCCAGGCCGGGATGGCGGAGCGCGGGGCGTCGGACACCGCCGTCATCCTCTACACGTCGGGCACCACCGGCACGCCCAAGGGCGCCGAGCTGACTCATGCCAACCTGACCAGCAACACCCAGGTGTCGATCGACCTGTTCTCGCTCACCGCTGATGATGTGGTGCTCGGCGCTCTGCCGCTGTTCCACGTCTTCGGCCAGACCTGCGGTCTCAACGCCTCGATCGCCGCCGGCGCCTGCCTGGCACTGGTGCCGCGCTTCGACGCGCACGCGGTGTTGGAGACGATCCAGCGCCAGCAGGTCAGCATCTTCCAGGGCGTGCCCACGATGTACGTCGCGCTGCTGAGCCACCCGGAGCGGGCGACGTTCGATGTGGACAGCCTGCGGCTGTGCGTCTCGGGCGGCTCCGCGCTGCCGGTGGAGGTGCTGCACGCCTTCGAGGCCGAGTTCGGCTGCATCATCGTGGAAGGCTACGGGCTGTCCGAGACCTCGCCGGTGGCCTCGTTCACCCACCCCGGCCGGGTGCGCAAGCCGGGGTCGATCGGCCAGCCGGTCGACGGGGTGGAGATGAGGCTGCTGGACGTTTCGGACGGCGTCGGCGAGATCGCCATCCGCGGCCACAACGTCATGAAGGGCTATTGGGGTCGCCCGGAGGCCACCGCTGCGGCGATCGACACCGACGGCTGGTTCCGCTCCGGTGACCTGGCTCAGGTCGACGAGGACGGCTACTACTTCATCGTCGACCGCAAGAAGGACCTGATCATCCGCGGCGGCTACAACGTCTACCCGCGCGAGATCGAGGAACTGCTGTACACCCACCCGGCGGTGCGCGAGGCAGCCGTCGTCGGCATCCCGCACCTCACCCTCGGCGAGGAGGTCTGCGCCGCCGTCGCGCTCAAGGACGGCGCCACCGCCACCCCCGGGGAACTGCGCGAGCACGTCAAGGCCCAGGCAGCGGCATACAAGTACCCGCGGCACGTATGGATCACCGCGGAGCTGCCCAAGACATCCACCGGCAAGATCCTCAGGCGCAGCGTCGAGGTGCCGGCGAACGTCACCGACCTGCACGCCGCGGACTGA